GTTCCCTCACCAGGAGCTTTACATCGCCAAGCGTGATTGGCCCATCTTCTGGCTTCATGACTACCCCCAAAGAAAGCTCTTGAGTTAGAAAATTAAAACTTCTCCTCACATTCACACGGCTTTTTTCCGCAGTAGGGACAGACGCCGGGGTACTTCTTCTTCGCCGCTTCCTCGATATCGATGTCGAGCAGATTGGCTAGGCTCGCGAGCCACGCCAGAACATCTGCAAACTCCTCCTGCATCGTTTTCCTGTCGTTTTTCCTTATCGCCTCGCTCAGCTCTCCAACTTCTTCGACGAACCAGAGGAAGGTCTTATCAACCCCGCGCTTCGAGTCCTTGTGGAAGTAGATGTCCCTGATCATCCCCTGAAACTCACGGATTTCCATCTTCCCCACCTGGGGAAAGGGGAAGAAAAGGGCTTAAAAATCACTCGCTATTTCTATCAGCTTCCTCATGTGGATTGCCGCCGTGTCGAAGACCTCGACAGAGACGTCGCCCTGCTTTATCGCCAGCGGCAGCTCGGTACAGCCGAGGATTACCCCCTCGATGCCGTATTTCTTCTCGTACCTTTCGATAAGATCGACCAGGTACGATTTGCTCTTAAGGTTCTCAAAGGCCAGCTCCTCGAAGATTATCCTGTTGATTTCGTCAATCTCCTCCCCGGAAGGCACTATGATGTCAAAACCCGCCCCCGTGAGGGCATCTTTGTAGAAGTCTGCCGTCATTGTGGTCTTGGTGCCAAGGAGGAGAACCTTTTTGACCCCTCTTCTCTTCATCTCCTCGATGAGCGCGTCTATTATGCTGACCATAGGCACGCTGACGGCCCTCTGGACCTCGGGGAACACTATGTGGGGAGTGTTTGCGGAGAGGGAGATGATTTCCGCTCCTGCCCGCTCAAGGGCCTTTGCGGCCTTTATGAGTATCTCCTTCCTCCCCTCCCAGCCGCGGGGATTGTTCCTGAACTCTTCGAAGTTTATCGAGTAGATTATGAGCTCCGGGAAGGTGAAGGGGCCAAACTTCTCCCTGCTTATCTCTATGTATTTCCTGTAGTAATAACAGGTTGATTCCGGGGTCGTTCCGCCGATTATGCCTATCCTCTTCATGTGCGTCACCGTATAAAGTCTTCTCCGAGGGATATGAACCTTTTGGTTTAAAACCGAATGTTAAAAGAAAAGTAATGGGAACCCCTCACCCGATCACCGAAACTACCTCATCGAGAAGCCTCCCGGCCAGCTCCCGCTTGCCCATTCTGGGAAGTTTTTTGACGAAGTCCCTGCCCACGAGAATGACTTCGTTTTCCTCGCTGCCAAAGGCCTTAAGCGTGTTGGCCACAACGAGGTCGCTCCCTGCCCGTTCTATCTGCTTTCTGGCGGCCTCGATAAGTTCCTCCTCGCTCAGCCCTGTCTCGGCCTTAAACCCTACGAGAAAAACGTCCGGCTGGAGCTCCTTCACCCTGTCTATTATCTTCGGCGTTGGCCCAAGCTCAAGGGTTAGAGTTTTTCCGCTCTTTATCTTCACGCTGGCCTTCTCCTTAACGCGGAAGTCGCTTACGGCGGCGGCTAAAACAACGATGTCGTACTTTTTAGCCCTCAGCTCCCTTTCTACCGCCCCGAGCATCTCCTCGACGGTCTCGACTTCAATCTGGTTCTCGACGAAGCTCGGAACGCTCCCTTTGGTTCTAATCAGAGTTACCTCCGCCCCCCTGAAGTCGGCCTCTTCCGCGATCGCGACCCCCATCCTACCGGAGCTCGCATTGGTGATGTACCGTATCGGGTCTATGTACTCCCTCGTTGCTCCAGCGGTGACGAGAACGCGCTTTCCTTTGAGGGTCTTTGGATGAAGCTTCTTTATTACGCGGTAGACGATCTCGTCAATCGAAGCAACCTTTGCCTTGCCCTCCTCAAAGCGGGGCCCTATGAACTCGACGCCGAGCTCCTTGAGCTTCTCGATGTTCTGGACGACAATCGGATGCTCATACATGCTGGAGTGCATCGCAGGGGCGATCATTATGGGCGTGTGTGCGAAGGCCGTCGTTACAACGGTTGTAACGGGGGTATCGTCTATGCCGCAGGCTATCTTCCCAATCGTATTTGCCGTTGCCGGGCAGACGAGGATCAGGTCGGCTTTATTTTCGTGGTCTCCGGCGAGCTCGACGTGCTCTATGAAGCCGGTAATTTCCGTCACGACGGGGTTTCCTGTGGCGAACTCCATCGCGTAGGGGTGGATTATCTTGGTCGCGCTCTCGCTCATCACTGCGTGGACCTCCGCCCCATGGCGGATAAGCTCCCTTGCGAGTTTGACGCACTCGACGGCGGCTATACTGCCTGGAATTGCCAGGACAATCTTCTTTCCAACGAGTTTCCGGCTCTTCGTGGCGTGAATAAGCTTAACGTGGTGAAGCATGATGACACCTCCAGAAAGAGTTGCACCAACTCATATATAATACTTGGGAGGCTCAAAGCTCCCTCACAGCGTCCTCCTCGAACTTGCTCACCTCTTCTTTCGTGCCCACCCACACGACTATCGTGGGCTCGACTGTTATCATGCCGTCCCTTATCATGGGCTTTATCTCGTTTATGGCCCTCTCAATTTTGTATCCCCTGTCAACCACCTCCACCACTATGGGCAGGTCCGTTGAAAGCCTCATAACGTCCGCCGAGTGAACCTTGCTCTTCTTGCCGAACCCGTAGATGCCCCGGTAAACGGTTGCACCGGCGATTCCCATCTCCCGGAGCTTTTCAACGATGGCCTTGTAAAGAGGCTTTCCCTCAAAGCGGTCGTTTTCGCCTATGTAAATGCGAAGGCGGAGCGTGTTCCAGTGCTCGACCTCGACCACAAAATCACCTCCTTGCAAGGACGAACCCGAGGAATATTAGGCCTATTGTGATTATAACGTTTGCCGAGATGTTCAAAAGGGCTAAGGAATACTCTCTCTCGCGCAGGAGCGAGAAGGTCTCGTAGGAGAAGGTTGAGAACGTGCTCAGTGCCCCGCAGAAGCCCATTCCAAAGAAGAGCCTCCACTCGCTTGAAATTCCTATGCCCCAGAAGAGCAGGCCGTACAGGTAGCCCAGGATCAGGCTGGCTATGCTGTTCACGAGGAGCGTCCCAACCGGGAAGTCCCTGTAAACCGGGAGTATGCCCGAGATGTAGAACCTCGCCAGCGCGCCTAGGGCCCCGCCGAGTGCGATTGCCAGTACTATCCTGGGGTTCATTTTCCTCACCTTGTTTTTGTTCTTCCTGTTTCTCTGGGTGCGTCTGGCAGTGCATACTTAAAATTTTGGTACCTGGATGTATCCAGGGAGAGCACGTTCAGTCCGGCGGAGTCAATGGATGTGTTCATTCCCTACCCTCGAAGTTGAGGTAGTAGTGTATCTTCTCCTCGGCCTCACTGTAGTCCCGCTTTGGAAGTCCCAGTTGCTCCCGGAGCCGTTTGTTCTCGGCAATCATGGCGGAGAGCTGTATGGCGAGGTTCTGGTTGTCCATGGCGATGTAGTACGAGCGGAACTTTAGGGGAGACCATTTGCCCTCCAGCTCGTAGAGTTCCCCATCAAGCCGGGCTATCTCTTCTTGGAGCCTTTTGAACGTCGTTTCGTTGGCTTCTGGATCGTCATCGAGGTAGCCGTGAAGGAGGATTATCCTGACCGCCTCCTCCACCCGGAAATCGTAGCGTTCGCAGAGCTTCCCAATCTTCTCGAAGGTCTCGTCCGGAATTCTGAACGTCACCCTTCGCCAGCCCCGCTTTGGTCTCACTGTAATCCTCATTTTCTACACCCAAGCTTCGCTCTAAGCCTCTTGTTTTCCTCGCTGAGCTCTTTCCGGAACACCATCAGGAACTCCTTGTCCCGCTTTGCGGTTTCCTCAAACTCGACGAGCTCGGTGTAGCTGGCCCTTATCTCAGCCAGCTTTTTCTCCAGCCTGTCCTTACCTTCGAGAAGGAGGCGAAGCTTTAGAACCCTGAGTGTCCTCTCAAGCCCCTCCAGGTCACGGAACCTCTTCTCTATCTCGCGCTTGTTTTTCCTTATGATCTTCAGCTCGTCGTTTGTGACCTCTATCTCCACGGGAACCTCCTCCTCTTTTGCTTCTCGCGGTGTTTTATGGCGATTCCCGTTTCGATTCCCTTCAATGCTTCTATCGTCAGGGGGAGCGCCGATATCTCATCCTTCGTTGGCCGCTCCCTGGCCCTGTAGTCAAACTTGTCGATGAACGAGTCGAGCCTTTCCCTGAGAACCCTCAGCTTTTTTATCTGAACCCTTTCCAGCCTTTCCGCCGCGGTGGAGTTCTCCCGTCGGAGGATTTGGAGGAGCATTACGTAGTGATTCCTGCACAGCACCGATTCGGAGCGCTCATATTCGGGCAGGAGCTCTTCAATCCTTCCCGCGAACGCGTCTATAGTGCTTTTCTCCTTCTCCTCCATCAGCCTGCAGAGGAAGCATTCCCCCTCCTCGGGGACAGTGCCCCTCTCAAGGTAGGCTATGTACGTCCTCAGCATGTGTTCGTAGATTATGGCCACGCCTAAGGGGCCCAGCAGGGGTTCTGAATACGCTTTTCCAAGGGTTTTCCATGCGTGGTAGGTGCAGAGGCCCAGGCTTTCTTTGAACTTCTCCCTCACACCCGGATTGTTCACGTGCTCATACAGGATAGTGTCTATTTCCGACTCCTCGTATTTGCGGAGTATTCTGCAGACGGGACAGCCCTCCCCGAGGGCGTCCCTCAGATACATGCCGATTAGGTCCATGCCCACCACTCAGATGAACCTCTCCATGAAGTCCAGCACCGCCAGTGCCCGGTATGTGTTCTGGAAGTTCGAGATGCCCAGTTCCAGCGAACGTCTGAAGCCGCCGTTGGAGTTCTGAAGCTGACGGATGAACCAAATGTGCCGTCTTGGGCAGTCTGGCCTCTCACCCTGCAGTTCAAGCCCCCTGGAAGCGTAGAACGTAGGCTCAAGGTAGGGGGGAAGGCTGTAGGGAACCTCCGTAAAGCCGCCCCAGTCGCCACAGACTTCGCAGTTACGGAAGTGGGGGCTTTTAGGTGGCCTGTATCCAAGGGCGTGGAGAGTGTATAATGCCTGATACGTCATCGTCGTGGTTGGCCCCTTGACCCCGTAACCGTTTCCGTTTCTGAACTTCATAACGAAGGCCCTTATGGCTTCCTTCTCATCGGGGCTGAAATCATAGCCTATAGCCTTGAACGCCTTGACGACCCAGTAAGTTGCCTCCAGCGGCGTCGCCGTTCCGAACTCCTCGCTTCCACCGAGACCGACGGCGAACCTGCCCTCAAGGGGGTTGTACTTGGTGAAAATGATGTCCACGTGGTTCATCGCCACGTCCTTTGCACCTAGGACTGCCAGACCCTCCATCGCCATCGCTATCGCAACGACCGCCGTCTGGGGCTGTATTGCCCTTTCAAGGAACTCCACCGTCTTCTCTGGCTCAGGAACCTCCATGCCAAGGAGATTGTAGGTCTTGACGGCGTAGTACGTGTCGTTGACGTTGGTGTCGTCGAGAACGCTGACGAAGCAGTAACCGCCGTCCTCGTGGCGTCTCTCCTCTATATACCTGATGAGCGAATCAGCGTTAACGAACCGTCCAATTTCATATAGCTTCGAGCCCATTCCACCGCCTCCCCAAGCTTTTGACGGAGAACAGGCGTCATCAGCCCTCAACGGGCGGTTCGGCTCGAAGCCCGGGCGGACGCCATCGCCCGGAAGACCATCTGAAAGGCGTTTAAAAACGTTTGTGGTGCAACTGCCTAATAACCTAAAGATTTAATAGGAATAAAACGGCCTTTCATCTGTGATGAAATCATGGAGTTCATAGCCTTCACCTATGCTGGAAACTTCGTGAAGGAGGAGGTAATAAAAGAGGTCGTGTTCGATGTATTCGATGAGGCAAATCGTTTCTTTGAGGAGAACGGCCTTCCGCTCAGGTTTCTCTACATAGGAAAACTGAAACTGGAGCCCGGCTACCTGATAAACATATACACCTCGGAGGGAAAGATACGGGCGTACCCGATCGAAGTCCTTGTGGAGTTTCTCCACGCCAAGCTCCTCAACGAGATAGAGGAGAGGCCCGGGATAAAGATGAACAAAATATTCGCACTCACCACGTTCCCCCTCGTCTCCCGCAACCCGTATTTTGACTTCTATGAGAAGTTTTTGGGGATACACGAGACCCTGATTGGGTTGAGAATAATGGTTCTGTCGATGAAGCCCTTCGAACCGCCGGGACTCTCTGAACTTCTGAAAAGGCCCGATGAGGAAGATGTATCCGAAGAAGAAAGGGCCCGTATAAAGGGAGAGCTCGAACTATTCAAAAACCGTCTCCTCAAAGGGATCCTCCACGAGGTTGGCCACAGCTTCGACCTCGGCCACTGTTCAAACGAGTGCGTCATGAACTCCCCATCCACGATGGAAGAATGGGATTCCCGGATGCTCGGCTACTGCGATTCCTGCTTTATCAGCCTCAAAAGGGCGGTCGAGTGGTCCGAGCGCAATCCCCGGGAGGAGTAAGGTAAAAAGTTTTAGGTTTTGGACGTTATTTCTTAATGATGTGGCTCGGCCGGATTTCCAGATGGGGAAGTGAGGGAGCAAGAAGGGCGCTGCCGCGCTACTTCTCGATTCTTGAGGGGACAGAGGAGCCGGCCTCTTCCATCACAAAGCGGGTAGAAGTTAGATTCAAAGACGGTCTCTCCCTTGATGAACTTTGGAATCTCCATACCGAGGGGATGGATAGGTTAAGGGAAAATGACCTGAGTGAGAAACCGGAGAAAAATCTTCTGGAGCTCAAGGCACTGATTGCCGGTAGGATTCTGGAATCCTGCACCCTGTGCGAGATAAAATGCCGCGTGAACAGGAGGGAGGGCATCGGATACTGTCGCGTGAGGGAGAGCCTCGTTGCGAGCGACTTCCTCCACTACGGTGAGGAGCCGGAGCTCGTGCCGTCATACACAGTCTTCTTCTCCGGCTGCAACTTCCGCTGCGTCTTCTGCCAGAACTGGGACATAAGTCAGTACCGCGTTGGGATTGAGCACGCTCCAGAGTTCATGGCGCTGAAAATCGAGGAGGCCTTCAGGAGGGGAGCCAGGAACGTTAACTTCGTCGGTGGCGAACCAACGCCGAACCTGCCCTTCATCATTGAGACCCTGAGGCACGTCAGCGTCCCGATTCCGGTTATCTGGAACTCCAATATGTACATGAGCGAAGAAGCCATGAGGCTCCTCGACGGCATCGTTGACGTATATCTTGCCGACTTTAAGTGGGGAAACGATGGGTGTGCCTTGAGGTATTCTAAGGTTCCCCGCTACTGGGAGGTCGTGACGAGGAACTTCCTCCTCGCCAGAGAGCACTTCGGAGCGGAGTTTCTCATAAGGCACTTGGTGATGCCCGATCACATCGACTGCTGCACGCGGCCGGTGCTGGAGTGGATAGCTGCAAATCTCGGAAAGGATGTCCGGGTGAACGTTATGTTCCAGTACAGGCCGGAGTATCGGGCGGATGAATATCCTGAAATCAGCAGGGGGTTGAGTATAGAGGAGAGACAAAAAGCGGTTCAAATCGTTGGAGAACTCGGTTTTAGAAACGCTCTGGTTGAATAGACAAGAATAATCTTTTTAACGTATTTAAGTAATGCTAATCTGTGGTGGGGCTTATGGAAGTACTGACAAATATGGTGAAAGTAAACCCTAATATAATTCCAGATGAAATTTACCTTTACAAAATTTTCAATAGGCCTGAAGATGGAACCAATATTTATAGAATCGCATACAACAACATGGGAGTAGTTATAGACTCTCAAAACAGAATTATTGCAACTCCACTTGAGCTGGAATACCAAGGAAAATTTGCTATAGAAGATGAGATATCATTTAGTGAACTCCCTGAGAACCATCAGTGTAAACTTATCCTCAGAATTCTGCGAGACAAGGGAATTTCAGATTATACCCTATCTAAAATCCTACAAAAATATAGGCGGCCAAAAATTTTTGGGGATTTTGAGATTATGCCTGAGGTGAAATCCTCGGTAATTAAACATGATAATAATTTTTATTTATTACTTCATCTATCACATCAAATTCGTAGCAAAAAGACATTGTGGGAACTCGTGGGAAAAAACAAAGAAATGTTGAGAGATTTCTTGAAAGAACACCGGGAAACTATACTCTTGAGAGATATTGCATCAGAGTATAAAACTGTCTACAAACCTAGCTTTGAAAGATATAGTGGTGACCCCAACATAATCGAGAGCCATCCTGATGATGTCCAACATTGGTATGACTATCATCTTGAACGATACTGGAATACCCCAGAGTTGAAAAAAGAATTTTACAAGAAATTCGGGCCCGTTGAGTTAGATCAACCAATAATCCTCGCTAGACCTATAAAGCGACATGATAAGAGAGACTTAGTTCATCTTTTGCCCCAATTCGTTGTTCCGGTATATAATGCGGAACAACTGGATGCTAATCTCGCGTCGGAGATTTTGGACTATTTAAAACTCGCTCCCGATCAGAGGATATTGCTTCTTTCAAGACTACTCAACAACATCAAAGCTAACACAAATGTCATAGTGCCATCCTTAGTTAAATTCAGAGCCAATGTATTTGATATTGATTTAAATAACGTTTTGCAGGTCAGAAATACTAGTAATGTTACTGTTACGCTAGCCGAGTTAAAGACGTCAAAAACAAAACTATTCACTTGGATGAACAGTAGAAAGTATCCAATCATACTGCCTTACGAAGTTCCAAAAAGGCTTAAAGAGTTCCAGAAAATACCCGTATTTATAGTTCTTGATTCTGCCCTTCCAGAGGATATCCAGACCTTTGCTAAAAAAGAGTTTACATACTTAATAAATAGTCTCCAGAAAAGTCTTTCAAGCTGGGTAGACTTTCCAGTTTTAAATATCCGGGAGAAGTATATTTTTACAATAGATTTGACTTCAGACAGAGATATCGTAAATCTAAGTATCAAACTGTCATACCTAATGAAAAATGCAGAACTGGGCTTAGCATTTATAGCGACCCGAACAAAGCTTCCAAACGAGACATTTGATGAAATTAAGAAAAGGCTATTTTCGATCAATGTAATTTCTCAAGTAGTTAATGAGGAGACACTATACAAAAGGGATAGGTACAATGAGTCAAGACTTAACTTGTATGTTCGACATAATATACTGTTCCAGGTGCTATCAAAATTGGGCGTTAAATATTATGTCCTCAAGCATAGATTTAGTTATGACTACATTATTGGGATTGACGTCACTCCAATGAAGCTTTCTCATGGATATATCGGAGGTAGTGCTGTAATGTTCGATTCCCAAGGATACATTAGAAAAATAATTCCTGTGGAAATTGGCGAGCAGAGTGGTGAATCCATCGATATGAAAGAATTTTTTAAGGACATGGTTGTTCAATTTGGAAAATTTGGGATTGAGTTAGAAGGTAGGAGGATTCTTATAATGCGTGATGGAAGAATCACAAATGACGAAGAAGAAGGATTAGCATACATCTCCAAATTATTTAACATTAATATAACAACATTTAACATAATCAAACGCCCATTGCTAAGAATTTTCACTAATAGTAAACTATATCTGGAAATAGGGGACTCTATCTACCTATTGCCCCACCGGGTTAAGCAATCCACAGGGACTCCTGTCCCATTAAAACTCAGCAAAAAAAGAGTTATCTCTAAGGGAAATGTAGAATTCCAGGAGATAACAAATGAGGATATCTTTGAAATATTTTTATTGACTGAATTGAACTATGGGAGCATCTCTGCGGATATGAAATTACCTGCTCCGGTACATTACGCACATAAGTTTGTTAGGGCGCTTCGTAAAGGATGGAGGATAAAGGAAGACCTTTTGGCAGAGGGATTTCTATATTTCGTGTAATTCTTGATTTTAATTTAACCCCCTGCCCTAGCGAGTCTGAGCGTTTCCATAAACCTCTCGATTTCCTCTCTGGCCCCCTCGATGGTAAGCCTGTACCGGGGCATGCCGTGAAACGGCTCCGTCTCCTCCACGCTGATAGAAACCCCTGCCCCGGACTTTCTAAGTATCTCTCTCAGCTCTCTCGGTGGGATGGCGGTTATGAGTTCCCTTTTCATGGCACCAACCCATCGCAGTTTCAGGATTTATAGCTTCCGCCCACCGAAACCTTTATAAAGGAAGATGTCATATGTAATATTGCAATTACACATGGAGGGGTGATATGACATGAAGAAGTTGCTGGCTGGATTTATGGCACTGGCCGTGTTCGGCCTTGTATTTGGAGCCGTTGCGGCATACCAGGGCACTCCGGGGCCTAACCCGGAAGTTGAGAGGGGCACCACGCCAATGGCCTACGCCAGGGGCATGGGGCATGGAAACGGCGGCATGATGGCTGGAGAAGGTACACCATACATGGGGCTTGGAGTTAAGTCCGCAAACCTAACCGAGGTCAGCGTCGACCCCGCGGAAGTAAGCGACTATCTTGCCCAGATTACCGTTGAAGAGTTCACCAACCCCCGCGGCATAACCGTCCAGAAGCTCGTCTACGACGGCGACTACGTCGGGAAGGTCGTGGGTAACTACGACCTCAGCGAGCTGGACGTCTATGCCGCCTACGAGACCCTCCACGGGGTTAAGGTCTTCCTGGCCTACGATGGCGACATAGTGGGCTTCGTTCTTATGAAGTGAGCCCCAAGCTCTTCACTTTTTTGTTTTGAGATGTTCATTCTATGAACCGCTGACCAGCTTTTTCGCTTCCTCTAGGACCTTTGCCGCGTGTCCCTTTGCCCGGACGTTGGTCTTTTGCCACACAATCTCACCGTTTGGGTTAAATATGAACGTGCTCCTTACCACTCCCTCGTACTCTTTTCCGTAGCGCTTTTTCTTGCCCCAGGCGCCGAGGGCTTTTATGAGTTCTGCCCCCGGGTCGCTGAGGAGCTTTATCCTGAGCCCGTGCTTCTCTTTGAATTTTATGTGGCTCTTTACGGAGTCCCTTGAAACGCCGATAACCTGGAAGCCCAGCTCTTCGAACTCTGGGAGGAGCTCCGTAAACTCTTTCGCTTCTGTTGTGCATCCTGGCGTGTTGTCCTTGGGATAAACGTAGAGCACGGTCCACTTTCCGAGGACTGCATCCCTGAGGCTTATCTCTTCCCCGTTCTCATCAACCACCCTGACCTCAAGCGGGTTCATATGACCACCAAAGTAATTAGGACAACCTAATTCATAAAAGTTCCGGTAACGTTATTTAGGTGGTGCGATAAAATGGAGTCTCAGGTGAGACCATGAGGCTGCCTTCCCACAAGACCAAGATTATAGCCACCATAGGGCCAGCTTCACTTAAGGAGAGGACGATTGAGGCCATGATAAAGGCGGGAATGAGCGTGGCGAGGATAAACTTCGCCCATGGCGATGAAGAACAACATGCAAAGACCATAGAGATAATAAGAAGAGCATCCAGCAGGCTGAACAGGCCGGTTGCAATCCTGGGCGACCTGCCGGGCGTCAAAATCAGGGTAGGGGAGATAGCGGGTGGTTCAGTTGTTCTGAGAAGATGGCAGACCATAACGCTGACCACGAGGGACGTCATTGGAAATGAGGCGGTGATCCCAATACAGTTCAAAGACTTCCCAAAGCTGGTATCGAAGGGGGACGTTATCTACCTGAGCGACGGGTTTATAGCACTCCGCGTTGAGAAAGTTGAAGCGCAGGACGTCACGTGCAAAGTTCTCGTTGGTGGAACCCTCTTCTCCCACAAGGGCATCAACATACCGAAGGCCCGGATGGCAATAGACGCAATCACAGAAAGAGACCTGAGGCTGATAGAGTTCGCCATAGAGCACGGTGTCGATGCAGTTGGGATAAGCTTCGTCGGCTCGGCCTACGATGTGTTAAAGGTCAGGCGTTTTATAGAGGAAAGGAACGCCAGCATGTTCATTATATCCAAAATTGAGAGACCTGACGCTGTCAGGAACTTCGATGAAATCCTGAACGCCTCCGACGGCATCATGATTGCCAGGGGTGACCTCGGCGTTGAGATGCCGATAGAAAAACTCCCGATACTCCAGAAGAGGCTCATTCACAAAGCTAACTGTGCCGGCAAACCCGTGATAACTGCAACCCAGATGCTTGAGAGCATGACCGAGGAGAAACTGCCGACGAGGGCAGAGGTCACAGACGTTGCCAACGCCATACTGGACGGAACCGATGCGGTCATGCTCTCAGAGGAGACCGCCGTTGGCAAGTACCCCGTGGATACCGTGAAGATGATGGCAAAGATAGCCAAGACAACGGAGGCTTACAGGGAGTCCCAGTGGACGTCGATGATGGCCGAGATGAAGCCGGGGGAGAGGTCTGGCCGTGCCCGGAGAAGGACGATAAAGGATGCTATTGCAAGGAGCATAATGGAAGCCCTGAATTCAATAGACGTCAAATACATACTCACCCCAACGAGGACCGGCCAGACGGCAAGACTGATATCGAGGTTTAAACCCCGGCAGTGGATTCTGGCGTTTGTAACTGACGAGAAGGTGGCAAACAATCTAATGTTTTCCTATGGAGTCTATCCATTCGTCGTGAGCGAAACCAGCGAGGATGAGATACTGAGGGTCATAAAAGGTCTCGGGCTTGTAAGGGAGAACGACACCGTACTGCTGACGAAGGGGACGCCCATAGGCAAAACTGTAGGAACGAACACGATTAGGATCTTTTCGGTTTGAGATTTTTATCCAATTTATGGGCGTTGGTATCAACAAAGGGAAATCAAGGTGTAACGGGAAAGACGGGGCATTAATAGCGGAGATAAACAAGATAAAGATAAAAATACGTGTGCTATCCGACTCAGTATTTCCCTTGATTTCCTCACTCCTCTGCCCTGAGCTTCAGCGATGTGTGCTCCTGCTTGAGCTCCTCCAGCTTTTCCAGAATCTTTTCACTGGTCTCTCTGAGCTGAAGTGCCAGCTCTTCGAGCTCCTTTATCTGCTCTTCCAGCGCCCTCTCGCGCTCCTCGATTTCTTCCATTGCCATTGCGAGCTTCTCCTCCTCGCTCTTTCTGTAGACTTCGATGCTCAGTCCCTCGTAGTCCCATTTGATAGTCCCCTCCTCGATCCTGAATGGCACGGTTATCCTGATGACGTCGCTCTTCTCAACGCCGAGCTCTTGGAGCTTCTCGAAGATTTTCTGGTTCAGCTCTCCCGCCGCTCTGATAACCTCTCTCGGATCAACTTTCTTCCGCGTCAGTGCGAAGAGAACGCGT
This window of the Thermococcus thermotolerans genome carries:
- a CDS encoding Piwi domain-containing protein, which gives rise to MVGLMEVLTNMVKVNPNIIPDEIYLYKIFNRPEDGTNIYRIAYNNMGVVIDSQNRIIATPLELEYQGKFAIEDEISFSELPENHQCKLILRILRDKGISDYTLSKILQKYRRPKIFGDFEIMPEVKSSVIKHDNNFYLLLHLSHQIRSKKTLWELVGKNKEMLRDFLKEHRETILLRDIASEYKTVYKPSFERYSGDPNIIESHPDDVQHWYDYHLERYWNTPELKKEFYKKFGPVELDQPIILARPIKRHDKRDLVHLLPQFVVPVYNAEQLDANLASEILDYLKLAPDQRILLLSRLLNNIKANTNVIVPSLVKFRANVFDIDLNNVLQVRNTSNVTVTLAELKTSKTKLFTWMNSRKYPIILPYEVPKRLKEFQKIPVFIVLDSALPEDIQTFAKKEFTYLINSLQKSLSSWVDFPVLNIREKYIFTIDLTSDRDIVNLSIKLSYLMKNAELGLAFIATRTKLPNETFDEIKKRLFSINVISQVVNEETLYKRDRYNESRLNLYVRHNILFQVLSKLGVKYYVLKHRFSYDYIIGIDVTPMKLSHGYIGGSAVMFDSQGYIRKIIPVEIGEQSGESIDMKEFFKDMVVQFGKFGIELEGRRILIMRDGRITNDEEEGLAYISKLFNINITTFNIIKRPLLRIFTNSKLYLEIGDSIYLLPHRVKQSTGTPVPLKLSKKRVISKGNVEFQEITNEDIFEIFLLTELNYGSISADMKLPAPVHYAHKFVRALRKGWRIKEDLLAEGFLYFV
- a CDS encoding TIGR04140 family protein, whose translation is MKRELITAIPPRELREILRKSGAGVSISVEETEPFHGMPRYRLTIEGAREEIERFMETLRLARAGG
- a CDS encoding peroxiredoxin, with translation MNPLEVRVVDENGEEISLRDAVLGKWTVLYVYPKDNTPGCTTEAKEFTELLPEFEELGFQVIGVSRDSVKSHIKFKEKHGLRIKLLSDPGAELIKALGAWGKKKRYGKEYEGVVRSTFIFNPNGEIVWQKTNVRAKGHAAKVLEEAKKLVSGS
- the pyk gene encoding pyruvate kinase, whose translation is MRLPSHKTKIIATIGPASLKERTIEAMIKAGMSVARINFAHGDEEQHAKTIEIIRRASSRLNRPVAILGDLPGVKIRVGEIAGGSVVLRRWQTITLTTRDVIGNEAVIPIQFKDFPKLVSKGDVIYLSDGFIALRVEKVEAQDVTCKVLVGGTLFSHKGINIPKARMAIDAITERDLRLIEFAIEHGVDAVGISFVGSAYDVLKVRRFIEERNASMFIISKIERPDAVRNFDEILNASDGIMIARGDLGVEMPIEKLPILQKRLIHKANCAGKPVITATQMLESMTEEKLPTRAEVTDVANAILDGTDAVMLSEETAVGKYPVDTVKMMAKIAKTTEAYRESQWTSMMAEMKPGERSGRARRRTIKDAIARSIMEALNSIDVKYILTPTRTGQTARLISRFKPRQWILAFVTDEKVANNLMFSYGVYPFVVSETSEDEILRVIKGLGLVRENDTVLLTKGTPIGKTVGTNTIRIFSV
- a CDS encoding single- stranded DNA-binding family protein; protein product: MRLSTGFVRASGYAHKVRRVLFALTRKKVDPREVIRAAGELNQKIFEKLQELGVEKSDVIRITVPFRIEEGTIKWDYEGLSIEVYRKSEEEKLAMAMEEIEERERALEEQIKELEELALQLRETSEKILEKLEELKQEHTSLKLRAEE